The Flammeovirgaceae bacterium genome contains a region encoding:
- the trpC gene encoding indole-3-glycerol phosphate synthase TrpC: protein MKKDVLGEIIAAKRQEVELRKQQVPAGYLVRSEEYNRTCYSLKQQLLNRGSSGIIAEFKRRSPSGGFSNTVAGPEAVARGYLRAGAVAVSVLTDTSFFGGSLTDLQVIRKAVPCPILRKDFIIDEYQVHESKQAGADVILLIASVLTPDQVLSLTACAHQAGMEVVLEVHNEEELDANRNTQADIIGVNNRDLKTLHVSVETSIRLAGMMPANCVRIAESGIENPFEVIGLKRLGYHGFLIGQHFMQQQDPAAACFEFIQGVEQTGSNK, encoded by the coding sequence ATGAAAAAAGATGTATTAGGCGAAATTATTGCGGCTAAACGGCAGGAGGTGGAACTGAGGAAACAACAGGTTCCGGCTGGCTATCTCGTCAGGTCTGAAGAGTATAACCGAACCTGCTATTCGTTAAAGCAGCAACTTCTCAACAGAGGTAGCAGCGGCATTATTGCTGAATTTAAAAGACGATCGCCTTCAGGTGGATTTAGTAATACTGTTGCCGGGCCGGAAGCAGTTGCACGGGGGTACCTGCGGGCCGGAGCAGTTGCTGTATCGGTACTTACCGATACTTCGTTTTTTGGCGGGAGCCTCACCGACCTGCAGGTTATCAGAAAAGCAGTACCATGCCCGATTTTGCGAAAGGATTTTATTATAGATGAATACCAGGTGCATGAGTCTAAGCAGGCCGGAGCCGATGTTATTCTTTTGATTGCTTCGGTGCTGACGCCCGACCAGGTGCTTTCGCTAACGGCATGCGCCCATCAGGCAGGTATGGAAGTTGTGCTTGAGGTGCACAACGAAGAGGAACTTGATGCGAACCGGAATACTCAGGCAGATATTATTGGGGTGAATAATCGTGATTTAAAAACCCTTCATGTTTCTGTCGAAACGTCCATCCGGCTGGCCGGAATGATGCCCGCCAACTGTGTACGTATAGCCGAGAGTGGAATAGAAAACCCTTTTGAGGTGATTGGCTTGAAACGGCTTGGTTACCATGGATTCCTTATCGGGCAGCATTTTATGCAGCAACAGGATCCGGCTGCGGCCTGTTTTGAATTTATTCAAGGGGTAGAGCAAACCGGATCAAACAAATAA
- a CDS encoding HD domain-containing protein, with protein MSQFNYAAVLNNPVFSRVGEVADKLGLETYVVGGFVRDAIMGRSSKDVDFVCVGSGIELATAVAKSLGPDVHVHVYKNFGTAQIPYQEFNLEFVGARKESYRNDSRKPIVEDGTLQDDQRRRDFTINAMAFCLNHNQFGELVDPFDGITDIKKKIIRTPTDPKITFSDDPLRMMRAIRFASQLGFDIEPDTYAAIVEMADRIIIVSQERITDELNKIILSPVPSYGFKLLFHSGLLNRFFPELVLLHGVEYVGNKAHKDNFFHTLQVLDNVANVSADLWLRWAAILHDIAKPQTKRYDKEHGWTFHGHEDKGARMVPGIFRRLKLPMDEKMKFVQKLVRLHLRPIPLAKEVTDSAIRRLLFDAGDDINALMKLCRADITSKNIDKKGRFLKNFDLVERKMTEVEEKDRIRNFQPPVTGDEIIRMFNLTPGPLIKEIKEEIKEAILDGTIRNDRNEAMEFMLKKARERGLEPVS; from the coding sequence ATGAGTCAATTTAATTACGCTGCAGTTTTAAATAATCCTGTTTTTTCCAGAGTGGGCGAAGTGGCCGATAAGCTGGGCCTGGAGACCTACGTGGTTGGCGGCTTTGTGCGCGATGCGATCATGGGACGGTCATCCAAGGATGTTGATTTTGTTTGTGTGGGCAGCGGTATTGAACTGGCAACAGCCGTAGCTAAAAGCCTGGGCCCTGATGTGCATGTGCATGTGTATAAAAATTTTGGCACAGCGCAGATTCCCTATCAGGAGTTTAATCTTGAATTTGTTGGTGCCCGGAAAGAATCGTATCGCAACGATTCGCGTAAGCCCATTGTAGAAGATGGTACCTTGCAGGATGATCAGCGCAGGCGTGATTTCACCATCAACGCCATGGCCTTTTGCTTAAACCACAATCAGTTTGGTGAACTGGTGGATCCGTTTGACGGAATAACGGATATCAAAAAGAAAATTATTCGCACACCAACGGATCCGAAAATTACTTTTTCAGACGATCCCCTGCGCATGATGCGCGCCATTCGCTTTGCCTCACAACTTGGATTTGACATTGAGCCCGATACGTATGCAGCCATTGTTGAAATGGCCGATCGGATAATCATTGTTTCGCAGGAGCGCATTACGGATGAACTCAATAAAATTATTCTTAGTCCGGTTCCCTCATACGGTTTTAAATTACTTTTTCACAGCGGTTTACTAAACCGGTTCTTTCCTGAATTAGTGTTGCTTCACGGTGTGGAATATGTCGGCAACAAGGCCCATAAGGATAATTTCTTCCACACGTTGCAGGTGCTGGATAATGTGGCGAACGTGTCGGCCGATTTATGGCTGCGCTGGGCAGCCATCCTCCACGATATAGCCAAGCCGCAAACCAAGCGATACGATAAAGAGCATGGCTGGACCTTTCACGGCCACGAGGATAAAGGTGCGCGCATGGTGCCCGGTATTTTCAGGCGATTGAAACTGCCGATGGATGAGAAGATGAAGTTTGTGCAAAAACTGGTGCGCCTTCACCTGCGGCCCATTCCACTGGCCAAAGAAGTAACCGACTCAGCCATCCGCAGGCTGTTGTTCGATGCAGGTGATGATATTAATGCCTTGATGAAATTATGCCGGGCCGACATTACCTCAAAAAATATCGATAAAAAAGGTCGTTTCCTTAAAAATTTTGACCTGGTAGAGCGAAAGATGACCGAAGTAGAAGAGAAAGACAGGATAAGAAACTTTCAACCACCCGTTACCGGAGACGAGATTATCCGGATGTTTAACCTGACCCCGGGCCCCCTAATCAAGGAGATAAAAGAGGAGATAAAGGAGGCTATTCTTGACGGTACCATCCGTAATGACAGAAACGAAGCAATGGAGTTTATGCTCAAAAAAGCCCGGGAACGGGGCTTGGAGCCAGTGAGTTAG
- a CDS encoding phosphoribosylanthranilate isomerase, translating into MDRLKIKICGMRESDNCNAVARLKPDLLGFIYYPHSPRFVGMDFTMPVGLPASVIKVGVFVDEDPVRIKEIVQRSGLNAVQLHGNESPATCALLKEQVPVVIKSFAVDDAFCFDNTRAYTRSVDYFLFDTRGEKPGGNGLTFNWSVLKNYRFHTPFFLSGGIHPNNISQVSALKHPRLAGVDLNSGFEVRPGKKDPDALRSAFHLLNKEI; encoded by the coding sequence ATGGATCGGTTAAAAATTAAAATTTGCGGTATGCGCGAAAGTGACAATTGCAATGCGGTGGCCCGATTGAAGCCCGATTTACTTGGCTTTATCTATTATCCGCACTCGCCACGGTTTGTAGGAATGGATTTTACCATGCCGGTTGGGTTGCCCGCCTCAGTGATTAAGGTGGGTGTATTCGTAGATGAAGATCCCGTCCGTATAAAAGAAATTGTTCAGCGTTCTGGCCTTAATGCAGTTCAGCTGCATGGAAATGAATCACCGGCAACATGTGCTTTGTTAAAAGAACAGGTTCCGGTTGTAATTAAGTCGTTTGCCGTTGATGACGCTTTCTGTTTTGATAACACCCGCGCATACACCAGGTCGGTTGACTACTTTCTGTTTGATACCCGTGGCGAAAAACCCGGGGGCAATGGACTGACTTTTAACTGGAGCGTATTGAAAAATTACCGGTTTCATACACCGTTTTTTCTGAGTGGCGGCATTCATCCAAACAACATTTCACAAGTAAGTGCTCTAAAACATCCCCGGCTTGCCGGAGTCGATCTGAACAGCGGATTTGAAGTAAGACCCGGCAAGAAAGATCCGGATGCTTTGCGCAGCGCTTTTCATCTGTTAAACAAAGAAATATGA
- a CDS encoding anthranilate synthase component I family protein translates to MNKKFKLTTLYKRILADTLTPVNIYLKFRDEFSDCIMLESSDYHGQENSLSMICCQPLASIKVYNNTILTSLPDGRLTAKPIRSASEVLASLELFRRTFVADAAGAPNLPGAGLFGYMAYDALKFFDSVPVTARQALLPEIWYTLYQVVIIIDHFHNELTLTGNFVDGKTDAGLLDRIEKLIYRERSAVYPFRRVSSETATVTGPEFLAMTRKALQHCHRGDVFQLVLSRRFTTTFQGDEFNVYRALRSINPSPYLFYFDYGNFKLFGSSPEAQLRIQKDVATIFPIAGTFRRTGDDATDAELARRLAADAKENAEHIMLVDLARNDLSRYAEKVRVEVFKEIQYYSHVIHLVSKVSGVLSSKESAIQLAASTFPAGTLSGAPKHMAMKLIDAYEPVNRGFYGGAIGYIGFNGDYNHAIMIRTFMSKDNRLIYQAGAGIVAQSDPETELQEVNNKLFALRDAVQMAETISR, encoded by the coding sequence ATGAACAAGAAATTTAAACTTACTACCCTTTACAAACGAATATTAGCCGATACACTTACCCCGGTTAATATCTACCTGAAATTTCGAGATGAATTTTCAGACTGCATTATGTTGGAGAGCTCTGACTACCATGGGCAGGAAAACAGCCTTTCGATGATCTGCTGCCAACCGTTGGCCAGTATCAAGGTGTATAACAACACGATTTTAACCTCGTTACCCGATGGCCGGTTAACCGCCAAGCCAATTCGGAGCGCCTCCGAAGTGCTGGCATCGCTTGAGTTGTTCAGGCGAACCTTTGTGGCCGATGCAGCGGGTGCGCCAAATTTACCCGGTGCCGGCTTGTTTGGTTACATGGCCTATGATGCCCTGAAGTTTTTTGATAGTGTTCCGGTAACTGCGCGGCAAGCGTTATTGCCCGAAATATGGTACACCCTTTACCAGGTGGTTATCATTATTGATCATTTTCACAATGAACTTACGCTTACCGGTAATTTTGTCGATGGGAAAACCGATGCAGGCCTGCTTGATCGGATTGAGAAGCTCATTTACAGGGAGCGCAGTGCGGTGTACCCGTTCAGGCGCGTGAGTAGCGAAACAGCAACGGTTACCGGCCCTGAATTTCTGGCAATGACACGTAAAGCCTTGCAGCACTGCCATCGCGGTGATGTGTTTCAACTGGTGCTCTCCAGGCGATTTACCACCACATTTCAGGGCGATGAGTTTAATGTATACCGCGCCCTGCGTTCCATCAACCCTTCGCCTTACCTGTTTTATTTCGATTATGGCAATTTTAAACTCTTTGGTTCTTCCCCGGAGGCGCAACTCCGCATCCAGAAAGATGTAGCAACTATTTTTCCGATTGCCGGCACCTTCAGGCGTACCGGTGATGATGCAACCGATGCTGAACTGGCCAGGCGTTTGGCAGCCGATGCCAAAGAAAATGCCGAGCACATCATGCTTGTTGATTTGGCCCGTAACGACTTAAGCCGTTATGCCGAAAAGGTTCGGGTTGAAGTTTTTAAGGAAATTCAATACTACTCCCATGTCATCCACCTCGTATCCAAAGTCAGCGGAGTGCTGTCCTCAAAAGAAAGTGCGATTCAACTGGCGGCTTCAACCTTTCCTGCCGGCACCCTTTCGGGTGCACCAAAACACATGGCAATGAAACTTATTGATGCCTATGAACCTGTTAACCGTGGCTTTTACGGTGGGGCTATCGGGTATATCGGTTTTAACGGTGACTATAACCATGCTATAATGATTCGAACCTTTATGAGTAAAGACAACAGGCTGATTTACCAGGCCGGTGCCGGTATTGTGGCACAGTCTGATCCGGAAACGGAATTACAGGAAGTTAATAATAAGCTTTTTGCACTGCGCGATGCGGTGCAAATGGCCGAAACCATAAGCCGATGA
- a CDS encoding RNA polymerase sigma factor — translation MFNTAVRITGQADEAEDVLQEAFISAFRNLAEYRGDASFGSWLKRIVINKAINTLKKRKLDLVPEDETFDVAEEPETHYKPELTVERVRAAIMQLPDGYRAVLSLYLLEGYDHQEIAGILQITESTSKSQLNRAKSKLKQLLTVNTSDYGKQN, via the coding sequence ATGTTTAACACGGCCGTACGGATAACCGGACAAGCTGATGAAGCGGAAGATGTGCTGCAGGAAGCGTTTATCAGTGCATTTAGAAACCTTGCAGAATACCGTGGAGATGCCAGTTTCGGTTCGTGGCTGAAGCGGATCGTGATAAACAAGGCAATCAACACGCTTAAAAAACGAAAGTTAGATTTAGTGCCGGAAGATGAAACATTTGATGTTGCCGAAGAGCCGGAGACACACTATAAGCCGGAGTTAACCGTTGAACGGGTACGTGCTGCCATCATGCAACTGCCGGATGGCTACCGGGCGGTGTTGTCGCTGTATTTGCTGGAAGGTTATGATCACCAGGAAATTGCCGGCATTCTTCAGATAACCGAGTCAACATCCAAATCGCAGTTGAACCGGGCTAAGAGCAAATTAAAACAACTATTAACCGTAAACACGTCAGACTATGGAAAACAAAATTGA
- the trpD gene encoding anthranilate phosphoribosyltransferase: protein MKTVLNDLTQLERLTAYDARQVLMELASGKYNASQLAAFLTVYMMRPITLDELRGFRDAMLELCVPVTLDKPVMDVCGTGGDGKNTFNISTLSAFVVAAAGQPVAKHGNYGVSSPCGSSNVLEYFGYRFTGDADTLKRSLDKANICFMHAPLFHPAMKSVARVRRELGVKTFFNMLGPMVNPAFPQKQFIGVFSLELARQYAYLYQQTDKQFMVVHSTDGYDEISLTGNFKYFNNSGEGLVAPSDLGFIPVEASAISGGATVEESAAIFLNVLKNQATPQQLAVVIANAAIALNCANPKVAIEDALFKAREALESGKAYQVFQLFINLP from the coding sequence ATGAAAACTGTATTAAACGATCTGACTCAACTGGAGCGCCTAACCGCGTATGATGCCAGGCAGGTATTGATGGAACTGGCTTCGGGTAAATACAATGCAAGTCAGTTGGCGGCCTTCCTGACGGTGTACATGATGCGCCCGATAACCCTGGATGAACTGCGCGGCTTCCGCGATGCCATGCTTGAATTGTGTGTTCCGGTAACGCTTGATAAACCCGTGATGGATGTATGCGGAACCGGTGGAGACGGAAAAAATACATTCAATATCTCTACGCTCTCTGCTTTTGTTGTCGCAGCCGCTGGCCAGCCGGTAGCCAAGCACGGCAACTATGGGGTTTCATCGCCTTGCGGCTCCTCCAATGTGCTTGAATATTTCGGCTACCGATTTACAGGAGATGCAGATACGTTGAAACGAAGCCTGGATAAGGCAAACATCTGTTTTATGCATGCCCCGTTGTTTCATCCGGCTATGAAAAGCGTGGCCCGGGTAAGACGGGAGTTGGGCGTGAAAACATTTTTTAACATGCTTGGACCGATGGTTAATCCGGCTTTTCCTCAAAAACAGTTTATCGGGGTTTTTAGTCTTGAACTGGCACGGCAATATGCTTACCTCTATCAGCAAACTGATAAACAGTTTATGGTTGTGCATTCAACTGATGGTTACGATGAGATTTCGTTAACCGGTAACTTTAAATACTTCAACAATTCAGGTGAGGGGTTGGTTGCTCCCTCCGATCTGGGCTTCATTCCTGTGGAGGCTTCTGCTATTTCGGGCGGGGCAACGGTTGAAGAATCGGCAGCGATTTTTCTTAACGTATTGAAAAACCAGGCTACCCCGCAGCAACTGGCTGTGGTGATTGCCAATGCCGCCATTGCACTGAACTGTGCTAACCCAAAAGTTGCTATAGAAGACGCTTTATTCAAGGCGCGTGAGGCACTGGAATCCGGAAAGGCCTACCAGGTATTTCAACTATTTATCAATCTGCCATGA
- a CDS encoding 30S ribosomal protein THX: MGKGDKKSKKGKRWIGSYGVSRNRKAIKARLKRTASKSAKPVAEGATAGATSKPRKVSRKKASA, translated from the coding sequence ATGGGCAAGGGTGATAAAAAGTCGAAGAAAGGCAAGCGCTGGATAGGTTCGTACGGTGTATCCCGCAACCGAAAGGCTATTAAAGCCCGGTTAAAGCGCACTGCATCGAAATCAGCAAAACCAGTGGCGGAAGGTGCAACAGCCGGAGCAACTTCAAAGCCGCGTAAGGTATCCCGCAAAAAGGCATCAGCATAA
- a CDS encoding aminodeoxychorismate/anthranilate synthase component II encodes MKILILDNYDSFTYNLVHIVKELGYTCEVFRNDAIAPEQVSVYDKILLSPGPGIPDEAGILKEVVRMYASSKSILGICLGHQAIAEVFGGTLYNIPRPLHGVTSIATVLQPDEYLFQRIEPRFQVCHYHSWAVNPENLPTCLEAIAGNEEGLIMGIRHTAYDVRGLQFHPESIMTPAGPAIIKNWLTQRV; translated from the coding sequence ATGAAGATTCTGATTCTCGACAATTACGATTCATTTACCTATAACCTGGTACACATTGTCAAGGAGTTGGGTTACACCTGCGAAGTGTTCAGAAATGATGCCATCGCACCCGAACAGGTGAGTGTCTATGATAAAATTTTATTATCGCCTGGTCCGGGCATACCCGATGAAGCCGGCATATTAAAGGAAGTAGTTCGAATGTATGCCTCCTCAAAAAGTATTCTTGGTATTTGCCTTGGCCACCAGGCAATTGCCGAGGTGTTCGGTGGCACCTTGTATAATATTCCCAGGCCCCTGCATGGCGTTACTTCTATAGCAACTGTGTTGCAGCCGGATGAGTATTTGTTTCAACGTATTGAACCGCGTTTCCAGGTTTGTCATTACCACTCGTGGGCGGTTAACCCGGAAAATTTACCCACCTGCCTGGAAGCAATTGCTGGTAATGAAGAAGGACTGATTATGGGTATCAGGCATACCGCGTACGATGTCCGTGGTTTGCAGTTCCACCCGGAGTCGATCATGACACCGGCAGGCCCTGCTATTATCAAAAACTGGCTAACCCAACGTGTATGA
- a CDS encoding type IX secretion system membrane protein PorP/SprF, with translation MQKILKYGFALFLCSAGIVASAQDLQFSQYYNAPLYLNPGFAGITPQQRLVANHRMQWPNLPQAFVTYAFSYDIFVEELRSGFGLLMTTDKMGSAGWRTNSLNFLYSYKVKLTEKLVFSPGLNFAYGTNGIDRSKIRLGDGLEFERDGQYYSIDPDQDKIGQQSYFDVGAGALLYTRSLWFGAAFTHMNEPNLSVLGDVSRLPMKMNLHIGYRMDLSGGGPRSTMVRNSYLTWSAMYRQQGPTFNQFDIGVNYHIDPVSVGFWYRGKPWQKSVAGSITQDAAIVQLGLYMRNLTIGYSYDFTVSELQTTSGGAHEIALIYEFLSKPVQRSVKKKYRLIPCPTFNSKEGFWN, from the coding sequence ATGCAGAAAATATTGAAATACGGATTTGCTCTCTTTCTGTGTAGTGCAGGTATTGTTGCTTCTGCTCAGGACCTTCAGTTCTCTCAATATTACAATGCCCCTTTGTATCTGAACCCGGGCTTTGCAGGCATCACCCCACAACAACGCCTGGTGGCCAATCACCGCATGCAGTGGCCCAACCTGCCACAGGCTTTCGTTACCTATGCATTTTCCTATGACATCTTCGTGGAGGAACTTCGCAGTGGTTTTGGTTTGTTAATGACCACCGATAAAATGGGTTCGGCCGGGTGGCGGACAAATTCACTGAATTTCCTGTATTCGTATAAAGTTAAACTGACGGAAAAACTGGTTTTTTCTCCGGGACTTAATTTTGCATATGGAACAAACGGTATTGATAGAAGTAAAATCAGGCTTGGCGATGGTTTGGAATTCGAACGGGATGGTCAATATTATTCTATCGATCCGGACCAGGATAAAATCGGCCAGCAATCGTATTTTGATGTTGGGGCCGGTGCCTTGCTTTATACCCGGTCGCTGTGGTTTGGCGCTGCCTTTACACATATGAATGAGCCAAACTTATCCGTATTGGGCGATGTAAGCCGTTTACCAATGAAAATGAATTTGCACATTGGCTACCGTATGGATCTTTCCGGTGGTGGCCCCCGCTCAACCATGGTTCGTAATTCCTACCTGACCTGGTCGGCTATGTACAGGCAGCAAGGCCCAACATTTAATCAGTTTGATATTGGCGTGAACTATCACATCGATCCGGTTTCGGTAGGCTTTTGGTATCGAGGAAAACCCTGGCAAAAGTCGGTAGCCGGAAGTATTACACAGGATGCTGCCATTGTTCAGTTAGGACTCTACATGCGCAACCTTACCATTGGTTACAGTTATGACTTTACCGTTTCGGAACTCCAAACAACCTCGGGTGGAGCGCATGAAATTGCACTGATTTACGAGTTCCTCTCCAAGCCAGTGCAGCGTTCGGTAAAGAAAAAATACCGCCTTATTCCCTGCCCGACTTTTAATAGCAAGGAAGGCTTCTGGAATTAA
- a CDS encoding GNAT family N-acetyltransferase — MQLPMPESIVAGNLVLRRLRYEDAEEIFFTYASKPEGTRYVSWPTHQRLKDTRDFLRYAVNSWNRGLDYSFSIRLADSNRLVGSIGAINDTGKIQFGYFIAPSQWGRGYATAATKALLAVLKSMPGIKSIKTFVDAENAASIRVLQKCGLVEEARIPAYYRFVNQNNQAKECILFKLELPAPVSGD; from the coding sequence ATGCAATTGCCTATGCCTGAATCCATTGTGGCCGGTAACCTTGTTCTCAGGCGGCTAAGGTACGAAGATGCCGAAGAAATTTTCTTTACCTATGCCAGTAAGCCAGAAGGCACCCGCTATGTGTCGTGGCCAACGCACCAGCGATTAAAAGACACCCGCGATTTTCTGCGCTATGCCGTTAATTCCTGGAACAGGGGACTTGATTATTCCTTTAGTATCCGGTTGGCTGATTCCAACCGGCTTGTAGGGAGCATTGGCGCGATTAACGATACAGGTAAAATTCAGTTCGGTTATTTCATTGCCCCTTCGCAGTGGGGGCGGGGTTATGCCACCGCGGCAACAAAGGCTTTGCTTGCTGTTTTGAAGTCGATGCCGGGTATAAAAAGCATTAAAACTTTTGTTGATGCCGAAAATGCCGCGTCCATACGGGTATTACAAAAATGCGGACTTGTTGAGGAAGCACGCATACCTGCCTACTACCGGTTTGTAAACCAGAATAACCAGGCTAAGGAGTGTATTCTGTTTAAACTGGAACTGCCGGCTCCGGTATCGGGAGATTAA
- the fsa gene encoding fructose-6-phosphate aldolase, with the protein MKFFIDTANLNEIKEAYDLGVLDGVTTNPSLMAKEGITGEANIKAHYKAICNIVDNNVSAEVIATDYENILKEGRELAKIDDKIVVKVPMIKDGVKALKKFSSEGIRTNCTLVFSAGQAILAAKAGASYVSPFLGRLDDVSQDGLELIAQIRLIYNNYGFETEILAASIRHVMHLIKCAEIGADVATCPLAVITGLLKHPLTDIGLEKFLADHKKANG; encoded by the coding sequence ATGAAATTTTTTATTGATACCGCCAACCTGAACGAAATTAAAGAAGCTTACGATTTAGGCGTACTGGATGGCGTAACCACCAATCCTTCGCTGATGGCCAAAGAAGGCATAACGGGCGAAGCCAACATCAAAGCGCATTACAAGGCCATCTGCAATATTGTCGATAACAATGTAAGTGCCGAGGTAATCGCCACGGATTATGAGAACATACTTAAGGAAGGAAGGGAACTGGCTAAAATTGATGACAAAATTGTAGTAAAGGTGCCCATGATTAAAGATGGCGTTAAAGCGCTGAAGAAATTTTCATCGGAGGGCATCCGCACCAACTGCACGCTGGTGTTTTCTGCGGGTCAAGCCATCCTGGCCGCCAAAGCCGGTGCAAGTTATGTATCACCATTTTTAGGACGCCTGGATGATGTATCGCAGGATGGCCTTGAGCTTATCGCTCAAATCCGGCTGATTTACAATAACTACGGTTTTGAAACCGAGATACTGGCCGCATCCATCCGCCATGTAATGCACCTGATTAAATGTGCCGAGATTGGTGCTGATGTAGCCACATGCCCCCTGGCCGTAATAACAGGCCTGCTGAAACATCCGTTAACCGATATTGGCCTGGAGAAATTTCTGGCTGACCATAAAAAAGCTAACGGTTAA
- a CDS encoding ATP-binding cassette domain-containing protein — translation MFSTDPVIRVKDAHIFQDSNTVLADINFDIEKGEFVFLVGRTGSGKSSLLKTLYADLPLRLGDISVAGFNIRGIKSSQVPLLRRKLGIIFQDFQLFPDRTVADNLLFVMKATGWRDTAKIKARLSEVLMQVGLGAVEKKMPHQLSGGEQQRVVIARAMINEPVILIADEPTGNLDPEVSHGILKLFQQINNSGTAVLMATHDYGLIKKFPSRVLKCENGKVIDSAKEPFELATAY, via the coding sequence ATGTTCTCCACCGACCCGGTTATTCGTGTTAAAGATGCGCACATCTTCCAGGACAGTAACACCGTGCTGGCCGATATTAATTTTGATATTGAAAAAGGCGAGTTTGTTTTTCTGGTAGGACGCACCGGGTCAGGAAAATCCTCCCTGCTAAAAACCCTCTATGCCGATTTGCCCCTCCGGCTTGGCGATATCAGCGTGGCAGGGTTCAACATCAGGGGAATTAAATCATCGCAGGTTCCTCTTCTTCGCAGAAAACTTGGAATTATCTTCCAGGATTTCCAGCTTTTTCCCGATCGCACCGTTGCCGATAACCTGCTGTTTGTTATGAAAGCTACCGGCTGGCGCGATACGGCCAAGATCAAAGCACGGCTCAGCGAAGTGTTAATGCAGGTTGGACTTGGCGCTGTAGAGAAAAAAATGCCCCACCAACTTTCTGGTGGAGAGCAACAGCGCGTGGTTATCGCCCGGGCCATGATTAACGAACCGGTAATTCTGATTGCCGATGAACCCACCGGAAATCTTGATCCGGAGGTATCGCATGGCATCCTGAAGTTATTTCAACAAATCAACAACAGCGGAACAGCCGTGCTGATGGCTACACACGACTACGGCCTTATAAAAAAGTTTCCAAGCCGCGTATTAAAATGTGAGAACGGCAAAGTAATTGACTCGGCTAAAGAACCCTTTGAACTGGCGACAGCATACTAA